In Treponema primitia ZAS-2, a genomic segment contains:
- a CDS encoding type II toxin-antitoxin system VapC family toxin, giving the protein MKYLLDTNVLSEMKKSNPNPRVKAFIETIPEDDILISVISVGEIFFGIERLPEGNKKADLSLWFHHEILGVNENHILPLDTEVMLEWARLRAKAKQTLSPNNSLIAATILTHRLTLVTRNTRDFDAVEGLNLINPWD; this is encoded by the coding sequence ACACCAATGTTTTATCCGAAATGAAAAAGTCAAACCCCAATCCCAGGGTTAAGGCGTTTATAGAAACTATACCTGAGGATGATATTCTCATCAGCGTCATCTCTGTGGGAGAAATTTTCTTTGGCATTGAAAGATTACCAGAAGGGAACAAGAAGGCTGATCTCTCCTTATGGTTTCACCATGAGATACTGGGGGTGAATGAAAACCACATTCTTCCCCTGGATACTGAGGTGATGCTGGAATGGGCAAGGCTTCGCGCCAAGGCAAAACAGACCCTATCCCCCAATAACTCCCTCATTGCCGCCACTATCCTCACCCACCGCTTGACCCTGGTAACCCGGAACACCCGGGACTTTGATGCAGTGGAAGGGCTTAACCTAATCAATCCCTGGGATTAA
- a CDS encoding RecQ family ATP-dependent DNA helicase — protein MQEDGSTNLISREPMADAEIPDPVTLAVTKLFGLSYLFPYQRLVVTNILEAAEAAGVPVHWPENSRESARENPLPAGTDSEESPEGTKVAPGETGVSIDETDVSADETDRAAMGRQIVILPTGAGKSLCFQLPAMLLEGPTLVIYPILSLMADQERRLQERGFAPVILRGGQSREEREAIWQKVETGESRFIIANPEVLLTPRVMEKLGTLGIVHVVIDEAHTVSEWGESFRPSYLRIGEIIQAASAKSNTDSAPGLPMVTAFTATASSPVLNNIRKYIFGETEAHSIIGNPDRSNISYTAQGCMLRNLAVRDLLILNQRPAIVFCSSRNGTEKLARYLQNELGELDLPWAREIRFYHAGLSREEKTEVEKWFFKNPEAVLLATCAYGMGVDKADIRTVIHRDCPPSVEAYLQESGRAGRDGLPSKAVLLWGPDDDLALKRARNEADKQRLEALFRYARDTGGCRRETLLALLNYEGSGEKPESDCCDVCNGEAQGELREEESLLSFFRRNRRSYTREEAIPVLVRAEGVRWSEENVKNAIGRLLRTGALKKSKYFPWKNKLTVPRKR, from the coding sequence GTGCAGGAAGACGGATCAACAAATCTAATCTCCCGGGAACCTATGGCAGACGCCGAAATCCCCGATCCCGTAACCCTGGCGGTTACAAAACTCTTCGGCCTGTCCTATCTGTTCCCCTACCAGCGGCTGGTGGTGACGAATATCCTTGAGGCGGCGGAAGCTGCGGGGGTCCCGGTCCATTGGCCGGAAAACTCCCGGGAGAGCGCCAGGGAAAACCCACTTCCTGCGGGCACAGACTCAGAGGAAAGCCCAGAGGGCACCAAAGTTGCTCCAGGCGAAACCGGAGTGTCAATAGATGAGACAGATGTCTCCGCAGACGAAACCGACCGCGCCGCCATGGGCCGGCAGATAGTAATACTGCCCACCGGGGCGGGGAAGTCCCTCTGTTTCCAACTGCCGGCAATGCTGCTGGAAGGGCCAACCCTGGTGATCTACCCCATCCTGTCCCTCATGGCGGATCAGGAACGGCGTTTGCAGGAACGGGGCTTTGCGCCGGTGATACTCCGGGGTGGCCAGAGCCGGGAGGAACGGGAGGCTATTTGGCAAAAAGTAGAAACCGGGGAAAGCCGGTTCATCATCGCCAACCCGGAGGTGCTGCTGACCCCGAGGGTGATGGAAAAACTGGGAACCCTGGGAATAGTTCACGTGGTGATCGACGAGGCTCATACTGTAAGCGAATGGGGGGAAAGTTTCAGGCCCAGCTATCTGCGCATCGGGGAAATTATCCAGGCCGCCTCAGCAAAGAGCAACACTGATTCCGCCCCCGGCCTGCCCATGGTAACAGCCTTTACTGCCACCGCATCAAGCCCGGTGCTGAACAATATCCGGAAGTATATCTTCGGCGAGACCGAGGCGCACAGTATTATTGGCAATCCTGACCGCAGCAATATTAGCTATACTGCTCAGGGCTGCATGCTCCGGAACCTGGCGGTACGGGATCTGCTAATCCTGAATCAGCGGCCGGCGATAGTGTTTTGCTCGTCCCGGAACGGGACGGAGAAGCTGGCCCGGTATTTGCAGAACGAGCTGGGGGAACTGGATCTTCCCTGGGCCCGGGAAATACGGTTCTACCATGCAGGCTTAAGCCGGGAAGAAAAGACCGAAGTGGAGAAGTGGTTCTTCAAAAACCCGGAAGCAGTATTACTGGCAACTTGCGCTTACGGGATGGGGGTGGACAAGGCGGATATCAGAACCGTGATACACCGGGACTGCCCGCCTTCGGTGGAGGCCTACCTCCAGGAATCGGGCCGGGCCGGACGGGACGGTTTGCCCTCAAAGGCGGTGTTGCTCTGGGGGCCTGACGACGACCTGGCCCTGAAGCGGGCCCGGAACGAAGCGGATAAGCAGCGCTTGGAGGCACTGTTCCGGTACGCTCGTGATACCGGGGGGTGCAGGAGGGAGACACTACTGGCCCTTCTCAACTACGAGGGGAGCGGGGAAAAGCCCGAATCGGATTGCTGCGATGTTTGTAACGGTGAGGCCCAGGGGGAGCTGAGGGAGGAGGAGAGCCTGCTGAGTTTTTTCCGCAGGAACCGTCGCTCCTATACACGGGAGGAGGCGATTCCGGTTCTGGTCAGGGCAGAAGGGGTGCGCTGGTCGGAAGAGAACGTCAAGAACGCTATAGGGCGACTGCTCAGAACCGGGGCATTAAAAAAGAGTAAGTATTTTCCCTGGAAGAACAAGCTCACGGTACCCAGGAAAAGATAG